The following are encoded in a window of Scophthalmus maximus strain ysfricsl-2021 chromosome 6, ASM2237912v1, whole genome shotgun sequence genomic DNA:
- the LOC118310062 gene encoding neurexophilin-2 isoform X1, with product MQVLGWTILLLCQWILRKVQGLEKQVDFSELGQVGSVMKTLQYVYGGGSVGGTTGGVVKPPYQTRIFSTSIDQTPMKSKPPTYSFFNPYDTTRNQSLLLDQTGYRSKRKPSLKTSMKTKKIFGWGDFYFNVKSVKFSLLVTGKIVDHINGTFTVYFRHNSSSLGNVSVSIVPPTKVVEFEVLQQQQLHPHTQQDVQIQETQQSTVDPKETKTFNCRVEYEKTNRSKKPKPCLYDPSQTCFTENTQSHAAWLCAKPFKVICIFISFFSIDYKLVQKVCPDYNFQSEHPYLG from the coding sequence GTCCAAGGGTTGGAGAAGCAAGTGGACTTCTCAGAGTTGGGCCAAGTGGGGTCGGTGATGAAGACTCTTCAATATGTCTACGGCGGAGGTTCAGTTGGAGGAACGACAGGAGGAGTGGTTAAGCCTCCATATCAAACCCGAATATTCTCCACCTCCATCGACCAGACACCCATGAAATCCAAGCCACCCACTTATAGTTTCTTTAACCCGTACGACACAACCCGAAACCAGTCCCTGCTCCTGGACCAGACAGGCTACCGCTCTAAGCGCAAGCCCTCTCTAAAGACGTCCATGAAGACCAAGAAAATCTTCGGCTGGGGCGACTTCTACTTCAATGTCAAGTCCGTGAAGTTCAGCTTGTTGGTGACGGGGAAGATCGTGGACCACATCAATGGGACGTTCACTGTTTACTTCCGCCACAACTCTTCAAGCCTGGGAAATGTTTCGGTCAGTATCGTGCCACCAACCAAAGTGGTGGAGTTTGaggtcctccagcagcagcagctgcacccTCACACCCAGCAGGATGTCCAGATCCAGGAGACCCAGCAGTCCACCGTCGACCCCAAAGAGACAAAGACCTTTAACTGTCGGGTGGAGTATGAGAAAACCAACAGATCCAAGAAGCCCAAACCCTGCCTGTACGACCCGTCTCAGACCTGCTTCACAGAGAACACCCAATCCCACGCTGCCTGGCTCTGTGCCAAACCCTTCAAGGTGATCTgcattttcatctctttcttcagcatcgattacaagctGGTTCAAAAAGTGTGTCCGGACTACAACTTCCAAAGTGAGCATCCTTACCTTGGATAA
- the LOC118310062 gene encoding neurexophilin-4 isoform X2, which translates to MKTLQYVYGGGSVGGTTGGVVKPPYQTRIFSTSIDQTPMKSKPPTYSFFNPYDTTRNQSLLLDQTGYRSKRKPSLKTSMKTKKIFGWGDFYFNVKSVKFSLLVTGKIVDHINGTFTVYFRHNSSSLGNVSVSIVPPTKVVEFEVLQQQQLHPHTQQDVQIQETQQSTVDPKETKTFNCRVEYEKTNRSKKPKPCLYDPSQTCFTENTQSHAAWLCAKPFKVICIFISFFSIDYKLVQKVCPDYNFQSEHPYLG; encoded by the coding sequence ATGAAGACTCTTCAATATGTCTACGGCGGAGGTTCAGTTGGAGGAACGACAGGAGGAGTGGTTAAGCCTCCATATCAAACCCGAATATTCTCCACCTCCATCGACCAGACACCCATGAAATCCAAGCCACCCACTTATAGTTTCTTTAACCCGTACGACACAACCCGAAACCAGTCCCTGCTCCTGGACCAGACAGGCTACCGCTCTAAGCGCAAGCCCTCTCTAAAGACGTCCATGAAGACCAAGAAAATCTTCGGCTGGGGCGACTTCTACTTCAATGTCAAGTCCGTGAAGTTCAGCTTGTTGGTGACGGGGAAGATCGTGGACCACATCAATGGGACGTTCACTGTTTACTTCCGCCACAACTCTTCAAGCCTGGGAAATGTTTCGGTCAGTATCGTGCCACCAACCAAAGTGGTGGAGTTTGaggtcctccagcagcagcagctgcacccTCACACCCAGCAGGATGTCCAGATCCAGGAGACCCAGCAGTCCACCGTCGACCCCAAAGAGACAAAGACCTTTAACTGTCGGGTGGAGTATGAGAAAACCAACAGATCCAAGAAGCCCAAACCCTGCCTGTACGACCCGTCTCAGACCTGCTTCACAGAGAACACCCAATCCCACGCTGCCTGGCTCTGTGCCAAACCCTTCAAGGTGATCTgcattttcatctctttcttcagcatcgattacaagctGGTTCAAAAAGTGTGTCCGGACTACAACTTCCAAAGTGAGCATCCTTACCTTGGATAA